A single genomic interval of Stieleria maiorica harbors:
- the rplJ gene encoding 50S ribosomal protein L10 — MSKYVKQLVTRDIQRQLDGVQDAVLVSTVGMDANTTNELRGELAERNITMFVVKNSLARRATEGTSLAAAFEGASGPVAVCYGGEDFVSLVKEVVRLDKDDDKYEKFSTTGGVMDGERLDADGVKAVSKWPSREEQISMLVGQILGPGSTLSAAMLGPGKTLNSQLKKISEGDE, encoded by the coding sequence ATGAGTAAGTACGTCAAACAACTCGTGACCCGCGACATCCAGCGGCAACTCGACGGCGTCCAAGACGCCGTCCTGGTCAGCACCGTCGGAATGGATGCGAACACGACTAACGAACTACGTGGCGAATTGGCCGAGAGAAACATCACGATGTTTGTCGTGAAGAACTCTCTCGCCCGACGCGCCACCGAGGGAACCTCGTTGGCTGCGGCCTTCGAAGGTGCCAGTGGCCCTGTGGCAGTGTGCTACGGCGGCGAAGACTTTGTGTCGCTGGTCAAGGAAGTTGTCCGTTTGGACAAGGACGACGACAAATACGAGAAGTTCTCCACCACCGGCGGTGTCATGGACGGCGAACGTCTTGACGCCGATGGTGTCAAGGCGGTCAGCAAATGGCCCAGCCGTGAAGAACAAATCTCGATGCTCGTCGGACAAATTCTGGGCCCCGGATCCACGCTTTCCGCCGCGATGCTGGGACCTGGAAAAACGCTGAACAGCCAGCTGAAAAAGATCAGCGAAGGCGACGAGTAG